A genomic region of Phragmites australis chromosome 2, lpPhrAust1.1, whole genome shotgun sequence contains the following coding sequences:
- the LOC133898083 gene encoding large ribosomal subunit protein eL20z-like has protein sequence MGEANSDQFCHCQGCLGKYTLLRDEENPRLAIFERQLPCCGCGIGWSSFLLGFLCPLIWYSAAILYFCKYYNRDPRERPGLAASAIAAFIFTVVTIITLSAILIICAYK, from the exons ATGGGAGAAG CAAACTCGGATCAATTTTGTCATTGCCAGGGGTGTCTTGGCAAGTATACATTACTTAGAGATGAAGAAAACCCACGGTTGGCAATCTTTGAGAGGCAGCTTCCTTGCTGTGGCTGTGGAATAGGATGGTCTTC TTTTCTTCTAGGTTTCTTGTGTCCATTGATCTGGTACTCTGCAGCCATTCTTTACTTCTGCAAGTACTATAATAGGGATCCTCGAGAGCGCCCTGGTCTTGCTGCCTCGGCTATTGCG GCTTTCATCTTCACAGTTGTGACAATTATTACTCTTTCTGCGATACTGataatatgtgcatacaagtaa
- the LOC133898067 gene encoding alkane hydroxylase MAH1-like, which yields MEAVSWLLGFLGRYPEFMVSLACLLVLSYRLKRRHGLPTNWPVIGALPAISVNAGRVHEWITEFLSAAGLSYVIKGPWGSPVDAIVTADPANVAHVFTTNFGNYPKGEEFAALFDVLGEGIFNADGESWAFQRRKTHALLSDARFRASVAASTACKLREGLVPLLDSLAASGAVVDLQDVFVRLTFDLTAMFVFGLDPGCLAADFPSIPFATAMDAVEEVLFYRHISPVPWLRLQSFLKIGHSKKMSKARQVLDASIAEFISLRRERSADTTGDADADLLTSYLACQDEVGKEGAEFDRFLRDTTLNIMVAGRDTTSSALTWFFWLLTKQPDVEARILAELRDHPPSSGAGHHTAAELKRLVYLHAALSESLRLYPPVPFEHKAAARPDTLPSGARVGPSRRVIVSFYSMGRMEAVWGKDCLEFRPERWLTPAGRLRHEPSYKFVAFNVGPRTCLGKHLAFAQMKAVVAAVLPRFRVEVDAGAVVRPKLSIILHMKDGLKVRVHKRGEA from the coding sequence ATGGAGGCCGTGTCATGGCTTCTGGGCTTCCTCGGCAGGTACCCGGAGTTCATGGTGTCCCTTGCTTGCTTGCTCGTGCTCTCCTACCGGCTGAAGAGGCGGCACGGGCTGCCGACGAACTGGCCTGTGATCGGCGCGCTCCCGGCGATCAGTGTCAACGCCGGGCGCGTGCACGAGTGGATCACGGAGTTCCTAAGCGCGGCCGGGCTGTCGTACGTCATCAAGGGGCCGTGGGGATCGCCAGTGGACGCCATCGTCACGGCCGACCCAGCGAACGTGGCGCACGTGTTCACGACCAACTTCGGCAACTACCCCAAGGGCGAGGAGTTCGCCGCGCTGTTCGACGTGCTCGGCGAAGGCATCTTCAACGCCGACGGCGAGTCGTGGGCGTTCCAGCGGAGAAAGACGCATGCGCTGCTGTCGGACGCGAGGTTTCGCGCCTCTGTCGCCGCGAGCACCGCGTGCAAGCTCCGTGAGGGGCTCGTGCCGCTCCTCGACAGCCTCGCCGCGTCGGGCGCGGTCGTCGACCTGCAGGACGTGTTCGTGCGCCTCACCTTTGACCTGACGGCGATGTTCGTGTTCGGCCTCGACCCAGGCTGCCTCGCCGCGGACTTCCCGTCCATCCCGTTCGCTACGGCCATGGACGCCGTCGAGGAGGTCCTATTCTACCGCCACATATCGCCCGTGCCATGGCTGAGGCTCCAGTCGTTCCTAAAGATAGGGCACAGCAAGAAGATGTCCAAGGCTCGGCAGGTGCTCGACGCGTCCATCGCCGAGTTCATATCGCTCCGACGGGAGCGCTCGGCCGACACCACcggcgacgccgacgccgacctTCTCACGTCGTACCTGGCGTGCCAGGACGAGGTAGGCAAGGAGGGCGCCGAGTTCGACCGGTTCTTGCGCGACACAACGCTTAACATCATGGTCGCCGGCCGCGACACGACGAGCTCAGCCTTGACATGGTTCTTCTGGCTGCTCACCAAGCAACCCGACGTCGAGGCCAGGATCCTCGCCGAGCTTCGCGACCACCCGCCGTCGTCCGGCGCTGGCCACCACACCGCCGCCGAGCTGAAGCGCCTGGTCTACTTGCACGCGGCGCTGTCGGAGTCACTCCGGCTGTACCCGCCGGTGCCGTTCGAGCACAAGGCCGCGGCGCGGCCGGACACGCTGCCGAGCGGCGCGCGCGTGGGCCCGTCGCGGCGGGTGATTGTGTCTTTCTACTCCATGGGCCGCATGGAGGCGGTGTGGGGCAAGGACTGCCTGGAGTTCCGGCCGGAGCGGTGGCTGACGCCTGCGGGGCGGCTCCGGCACGAGCCATCGTACAAGTTCGTGGCGTTCAACGTGGGGCCCCGGACGTGCCTTGGAAAGCACCTGGCGTTCGCGCAGATGAAGGCTGTCGTCGCAGCCGTCCTGCCGCGGTTCCGGGTGGAGGTGGACGCCGGCGCCGTGGTGCGGCCCAAGCTGTCCATCATACTCCACATGAAGGACGGGCTCAAGGTGAGGGTGCACAAGAGAGGAGAGGCTTAG